Genomic window (Herpetosiphonaceae bacterium):
GGAGCGCGGGCGTGACCCAGTGGATGACCGGTATGGCGCTGGGCACGCTGGCCTACAGCGCCCTTACGCGCTATGAGCTTGGCCTCTTCAAGTGGCTGCCGTTCAAAAGCCATCTCACGCTCGACGCGCTGAACGGCGGGCTTTTCTGCATGGCTCCGCTGCTTTTTCCCGACGAAGATCGCACCGTAAAAGGCGCGCTGGTGGGCATCGGCCTGTTCGAGCTGCTAGTGACAGCCACAACCGAAACCCGCCCATCGACCAGCGAGCAGGCATCGGAGCTTGCCGACGACTTTATAGATAAGATCCAGAACGCCACCGAGCTATTGAACGAGCGCGTAGCCGGGTCGTGATGGGCTGATTCCAGGGGTCGGGGGTCAGGAAGTTCAAAGTTCAAAGCTGCGGATTCTTGGCTCTCTGTCTGTTTTTTGCTCGTTGTTCGTTGTTCTCCGAGGTGTACCGTGCCCATCACTGACGCAGTTGAGCTTGTCGCGCGCTTTCGCAAGCAGCGCGTGCTGGTGATCGGCGAGGCGATGCTCGACTGTTACTACAATGGTCGGGCCGAGCGCATCAGCCCGGAAGGACCCGTGCCTGTCGTGGCGGCCACATCGAAGCAGCGCTACCCCGGCGGCGCCACCAACGCCGCCGCCAACATCGCGGCGCTTGGAGGTCGGGCCTGCTGCCTCTCGGTGGTGGGCGACGACGAGGCCGGAGCCGCGCTTCGATCCGAGCTTGAGTCGCGCGCGATCGAGGCCGATCTGATCGTCGATCCTGAGCGCGCCACGCTGACCAAGCTGCGGATTCTGGCGGATGGACAGTATGTTGTGCGCTTCGACGAGGGATTGCCGCAGCCGCTCTCGCCGACGGTCGAGGATGCGCTGATCGCGCGGCTGCGCGCGGGCTTTGCCGCATGCAGCGCGGTGATCGTCGCCGACTATTGCTACGGCGTGCTCAGTGAGCGCGTAATCGCTGAGATCGGACGCTTGAAAGAGCAGCACAGCCGCCTGGTGCTGGTCGACTCGAAGAATCTGCCGCTGTATCGCGGCATGACTGCCAGCGTGATCACGCCGAACCACCTTGAGGCGCAGCGCGCGGTCGGCTGGAACGTGCGCGATGCCGATCGGCTGTGCAGCGCCGACCTGGAGGATCTGGGCCGCCGCCTGCTTGACAGCATCGGCGCGACCTGGGCGCTGGTGACGCTGGGGCCGAAAGGCTCGCTGCTCTTCGAGCGCGGACAGCCGACCTATCGCATCGCGGCGCGGCCCGTCGCACAGCCGCATGTGTCGGGCGCGGGCGATACCTTCACCGCGACGCTGGCGCTGGCGCTGGCGTCGGGCGGTGTGGTGCGCCTGGCCGTCGAGATCGCCGCCGAGGCCGCCGCTGTCGTGGTGGGCAAGCCGGGGACAGCGACCGTCACCAGCCAGGAGCTCTTGCAGCGGTTGGCACAGTCGGGCTTCTTGCCCACGCCCACCGCCCGGCTTGAGACGGCGCTGGCGCGGTATCGGCGCGCGGGCAAGCGCATCATCTTTACCAACGGCGTCTTCGACGGCCTGAACAGCGGACACCTGGCCTTCTTGCGCGCCGCGCGGCAGCTCGGCGACGTGCTGATCGTCGGCGTGAACAGCGATCGGGGGCTGGTCGCGCAGCGCGGCTACGGCGCGCGGCTGCCGGAGGCCGAGCGGCTGGCGATCGTCGCGGCGCTGGAGCTGGTCGATCATGTCATCTTATTCGACGAGCCGACGCCCGCC
Coding sequences:
- a CDS encoding PfkB family carbohydrate kinase, with the protein product MPITDAVELVARFRKQRVLVIGEAMLDCYYNGRAERISPEGPVPVVAATSKQRYPGGATNAAANIAALGGRACCLSVVGDDEAGAALRSELESRAIEADLIVDPERATLTKLRILADGQYVVRFDEGLPQPLSPTVEDALIARLRAGFAACSAVIVADYCYGVLSERVIAEIGRLKEQHSRLVLVDSKNLPLYRGMTASVITPNHLEAQRAVGWNVRDADRLCSADLEDLGRRLLDSIGATWALVTLGPKGSLLFERGQPTYRIAARPVAQPHVSGAGDTFTATLALALASGGVVRLAVEIAAEAAAVVVGKPGTATVTSQELLQRLAQSGFLPTPTARLETALARYRRAGKRIIFTNGVFDGLNSGHLAFLRAARQLGDVLIVGVNSDRGLVAQRGYGARLPEAERLAIVAALELVDHVILFDEPTPADTIRAIRPDIHVKGGDYRLEEIPEAQAVQECGGEIVILPLMDRSSVPHFSSKILNR